A stretch of Arthrobacter sp. NEB 688 DNA encodes these proteins:
- a CDS encoding FtsW/RodA/SpoVE family cell cycle protein codes for MPRGPRPHRAGLTGSPLARRAGGSPGHDVGLFVAAGGASLVGALLVWSATVRTAGSAYLVRHLVTAALGMALAVLVARAGRGRLRVAAPWAWALGVVLLLLVPTPLGTTVNGARSWIPLVGGFTLQPAELAKVGLVLALAAVLTPWPSRGAPPGGREVLLAALALAVPTGLVALQPDLGSAVVLVAVGVVVVVVAGLRLRWVALLAAAAVGVGVLAWTTPVLSGYQRARLLTFLDPSADPLGAGYQVGQVRVAVAGGGLWGQGFMEGPRTQGGFVPFQLNDFVFSVAGEELGFVGAAGLVALLGVLVVRVLVVAARCEEPFARLVGVGVATWLAVQVVQNVGMNLGLLPVTGLPLPFVSYGGSSMLASWLAVGLVDAARAGSR; via the coding sequence GTGCCGCGAGGTCCTCGCCCACATCGTGCCGGCCTGACCGGGAGCCCCCTCGCCCGTCGCGCCGGGGGGTCGCCCGGGCACGACGTCGGGCTGTTCGTCGCCGCCGGGGGCGCCTCGCTCGTCGGGGCGCTGCTCGTCTGGTCGGCCACCGTGCGCACCGCCGGGTCGGCCTACCTCGTGCGCCACCTCGTGACCGCCGCGCTCGGGATGGCGCTCGCGGTGCTCGTCGCGCGCGCCGGCCGGGGACGGCTGCGGGTCGCGGCGCCGTGGGCGTGGGCCCTGGGCGTCGTGCTGCTCCTGCTCGTGCCGACGCCGCTCGGGACGACCGTCAACGGCGCCCGGTCGTGGATCCCGCTCGTCGGCGGCTTCACCCTCCAGCCGGCCGAGCTCGCCAAGGTCGGGCTCGTGCTCGCGCTCGCGGCCGTCCTCACCCCTTGGCCCTCGCGCGGGGCGCCTCCCGGCGGGCGCGAGGTGCTGCTCGCCGCGCTCGCCCTCGCCGTGCCGACCGGGCTCGTCGCGCTCCAGCCCGACCTCGGCAGCGCGGTCGTGCTCGTCGCGGTGGGGGTCGTCGTGGTCGTCGTCGCCGGGCTGCGGCTGCGCTGGGTCGCGCTGCTCGCCGCGGCGGCCGTCGGGGTCGGCGTCCTCGCGTGGACGACGCCGGTGCTGTCGGGGTACCAGCGGGCGCGCCTGCTCACCTTCCTCGACCCCTCGGCGGACCCGCTGGGCGCCGGCTACCAGGTGGGCCAGGTGCGCGTGGCCGTCGCCGGCGGCGGCCTCTGGGGGCAGGGGTTCATGGAAGGGCCGCGCACCCAGGGCGGGTTCGTGCCCTTCCAGCTGAACGACTTCGTCTTCTCGGTCGCGGGGGAGGAGCTGGGGTTCGTCGGGGCCGCCGGCCTCGTCGCCCTCCTCGGGGTGCTCGTCGTCCGGGTGCTCGTCGTCGCCGCCCGCTGCGAGGAGCCGTTCGCCCGCCTCGTCGGGGTCGGCGTCGCGACGTGGCTCGCCGTCCAGGTCGTCCAGAACGTCGGCATGAACCTCGGCCTCCTGCCGGTCACCGGGCTGCCGCTGCCGTTCGTGTCCTACGGCGGCTCCTCGATGCTCGCCTCGTGGCTGGCCGTCGGGCTCGTCGACGCCGCGCGGGCCGGCTCGCGCTGA
- a CDS encoding sigma-70 family RNA polymerase sigma factor, with product METPSDQPPPGDEERFRAAFAAWYPDVLRFVSRRVHPTHAEDVVAETFLVLWRRVAELPTDPGDGRAWAFGVARGVLLNDRRGVRRREALAVRVADEAEAHGGLGGRPGEDPDLLARRLDLAAAWPRLTAADQEVLALAYWDDLTSPEAARVLGISPVAFRLRLTRARRALRRHLDLVGATAAPAHPVPEGSPS from the coding sequence ATGGAGACACCGAGCGACCAGCCCCCACCGGGCGACGAGGAACGCTTCCGGGCCGCCTTCGCGGCGTGGTACCCCGACGTCCTGCGCTTCGTCAGCCGCCGCGTCCACCCCACCCACGCCGAGGACGTCGTCGCCGAGACCTTCCTCGTCCTCTGGCGGCGCGTGGCGGAGCTGCCCACCGACCCCGGTGACGGGCGGGCCTGGGCCTTCGGGGTCGCTCGCGGCGTCCTGCTCAACGACCGCCGCGGGGTGCGCCGCCGGGAGGCCCTCGCCGTGCGCGTCGCCGACGAGGCCGAGGCCCACGGCGGGCTCGGCGGCCGCCCCGGCGAGGACCCGGACCTGCTCGCCCGCCGTCTCGACCTCGCCGCCGCCTGGCCGCGTCTCACGGCCGCCGACCAGGAGGTGCTGGCCCTCGCCTACTGGGACGACCTGACCTCCCCCGAGGCCGCACGCGTCCTCGGCATCTCGCCCGTCGCCTTCCGGCTGCGCCTGACCCGCGCCCGTCGCGCCCTGCGCCGCCACCTCGACCTCGTCGGGGCCACCGCCGCCCCCGCCCACCCCGTCCCCGAAGGGAGCCCGTCATGA
- the rbfA gene encoding 30S ribosome-binding factor RbfA — MADEARARKVADRIKTVTAANLESIVKDPDLGFVTVTDVRVTGDLQHASLFYTVFGDEAQRETTARLLEESKGRLRSFVGRQLGIRLTPTLEWIADAIPETAAHLEELLQEARERDAKVAAAAAAATYAGEADPYRKDHEDDEDDDDADGEEPRDEAPGAAER; from the coding sequence GTGGCCGACGAAGCACGCGCCCGCAAGGTCGCCGACCGCATCAAGACGGTGACCGCCGCGAACCTCGAGTCCATCGTCAAGGACCCCGACCTCGGGTTCGTCACCGTCACCGACGTCCGGGTGACCGGCGACCTCCAGCACGCCTCGCTCTTCTACACCGTCTTCGGCGACGAGGCGCAGCGCGAGACCACGGCCCGCCTCCTCGAGGAGAGCAAGGGCCGCCTGCGCTCGTTCGTCGGCCGCCAGCTCGGCATCCGGCTCACCCCGACCCTCGAGTGGATCGCCGACGCCATCCCCGAGACGGCCGCGCACCTCGAGGAGCTGCTCCAGGAGGCCCGCGAGCGCGACGCGAAGGTCGCCGCCGCGGCCGCCGCCGCGACGTACGCCGGCGAGGCCGACCCGTACCGCAAGGACCACGAGGACGACGAGGACGACGACGACGCCGACGGCGAGGAGCCGCGGGACGAGGCGCCGGGTGCCGCCGAGCGCTGA
- a CDS encoding long-chain fatty acid--CoA ligase: MHRVTPQIHSPADEPVDHSVLEHRATSVAHLFRDRVVASGDRPAFLHAKVSDAGDEWVTTSWRELDVVVRELGAGLVALGVDPEDRVAIASGTRYEWALADLAVMVAGAATTTIYPTTIADDVAFILADSGTRVVFAESAEQLEKLRSVRERTPGVGRVVLMEGRPDGDDWTLTFDELRQLGREYLQGDPGAVDARIDALTPERLATIIYTSGTTGRPKGVRLLHSAWTYEGAATEAIDILTEDDVQYLWLPLAHVFGKNLLTLPLQIGFATAIDGRIDKIVDNLAVVKPTFMGAAPRIFEKAYARIQMMMEAEGGLKLTLFKAASATGREVSVLREQGKAPSGLLARKHAVLDKLVASKIRERFGGNIRFFISGSAALNQDVARWFDAMGMLIAEGYGMTETSAASFVNRTRAYRYGTVGWPLPGIEVRIAEDGEVLLRGPGNMEGYHNNPDATAETIDGEGWLHTGDIGELDERGFLRITDRKKDLFKTSGGKYVAPSMIESTFKGLCPYASQLIVHGADRNFVSALITLDPDAMAGWAAQHGMEGASYRDVVTSDACREMVQGYVDQLNAGLNRWEQVKKFTILENDLTVEQGELTPSLKLKRKVVAERYKDVLDGHYTG, encoded by the coding sequence ATGCACCGGGTGACCCCCCAGATCCACAGCCCCGCCGACGAGCCCGTGGACCACTCCGTCCTCGAGCACCGGGCCACGAGCGTCGCGCACCTCTTCCGCGACCGGGTCGTCGCCTCCGGCGACCGCCCGGCCTTCCTCCACGCGAAGGTCTCCGACGCGGGGGACGAGTGGGTGACCACGTCGTGGCGCGAGCTCGACGTCGTCGTCCGCGAGCTCGGCGCCGGTCTCGTCGCCCTCGGCGTCGACCCCGAGGACCGGGTCGCCATCGCCTCGGGCACCCGCTACGAGTGGGCGCTCGCCGACCTCGCGGTCATGGTGGCCGGCGCGGCGACGACGACCATTTACCCGACGACGATCGCCGACGACGTCGCGTTCATCCTCGCCGACTCCGGTACGCGGGTCGTGTTCGCCGAGAGCGCGGAGCAGCTCGAGAAGCTGCGCTCGGTCCGCGAGCGCACGCCGGGCGTCGGGCGGGTGGTGCTCATGGAGGGCCGCCCCGACGGCGACGACTGGACGCTGACCTTCGACGAGCTGCGCCAGCTCGGCCGCGAGTACCTCCAGGGCGACCCCGGCGCGGTCGACGCGCGCATCGACGCCCTGACGCCGGAAAGGCTCGCGACGATCATCTACACCTCCGGCACGACCGGGCGGCCCAAGGGCGTGCGGCTGCTGCACAGCGCCTGGACCTACGAGGGCGCCGCGACCGAGGCCATCGACATCCTCACCGAGGACGACGTGCAGTACCTCTGGCTGCCGCTCGCGCACGTCTTCGGCAAGAACCTGCTGACCCTGCCGCTGCAGATCGGCTTCGCGACGGCCATCGACGGGCGGATCGACAAGATCGTCGACAACCTCGCGGTCGTCAAGCCGACCTTCATGGGAGCCGCGCCGCGCATCTTCGAGAAGGCGTACGCGCGGATCCAGATGATGATGGAGGCCGAGGGCGGCCTCAAGCTCACGCTCTTCAAGGCGGCGTCCGCGACCGGCCGCGAGGTGAGCGTGCTGCGCGAGCAGGGCAAGGCCCCCTCCGGTCTGCTCGCCCGCAAGCACGCCGTCCTCGACAAGCTCGTCGCGAGCAAGATCCGCGAGCGCTTCGGCGGCAACATCCGCTTCTTCATCTCGGGCTCCGCGGCCCTCAACCAGGACGTCGCGCGCTGGTTCGACGCGATGGGGATGCTCATCGCCGAGGGCTACGGGATGACCGAGACGAGCGCCGCGTCGTTCGTCAACCGCACCCGGGCCTACCGCTACGGCACGGTCGGCTGGCCGCTGCCGGGCATCGAGGTGCGCATCGCCGAGGACGGCGAGGTGCTCCTGCGCGGCCCGGGCAACATGGAGGGGTACCACAACAACCCCGACGCGACCGCCGAGACGATCGACGGCGAGGGCTGGCTGCACACCGGCGACATCGGCGAGCTCGACGAGCGCGGCTTCCTGCGGATCACCGACCGCAAGAAGGACCTCTTCAAGACGAGCGGCGGCAAGTACGTCGCCCCGTCGATGATCGAGTCGACCTTCAAGGGCCTGTGCCCCTACGCGAGCCAGCTCATCGTCCACGGCGCCGACCGCAACTTCGTCTCCGCGCTCATCACCCTCGACCCCGACGCGATGGCCGGCTGGGCCGCGCAGCACGGGATGGAGGGCGCCTCGTACCGCGACGTCGTCACCTCCGACGCGTGCCGCGAGATGGTCCAGGGCTACGTCGACCAGCTCAACGCCGGCCTCAACCGGTGGGAGCAGGTCAAGAAGTTCACCATCCTCGAGAACGACCTCACCGTCGAGCAGGGCGAGCTGACGCCGAGCCTCAAGCTCAAGCGCAAGGTCGTCGCCGAGCGGTACAAGGACGTCCTCGACGGCCACTACACGGGCTGA
- a CDS encoding YdeI/OmpD-associated family protein has translation MEFTTELEATGGTTTGFVVPDEVVEALGGGRRPKVAASVAGHTWRTSIAAMGGRFLLGASAAVREAAGIAAGETHTVTVVLDDAPRTVEVPEDLAAALAADADAARAWEALTYSAQRRHAEAVLAAKKPETRARRVESVVASLHP, from the coding sequence ATGGAGTTCACGACGGAGCTGGAGGCCACCGGCGGGACGACGACCGGGTTCGTCGTCCCCGACGAGGTCGTCGAGGCGCTCGGCGGCGGCCGCCGGCCCAAGGTCGCGGCGAGCGTCGCGGGCCACACCTGGCGCACGAGCATCGCCGCGATGGGTGGGCGCTTCCTCCTCGGCGCGAGCGCCGCGGTGCGGGAGGCGGCGGGCATCGCGGCCGGTGAGACCCACACGGTCACGGTCGTCCTCGACGACGCGCCGCGCACGGTCGAGGTGCCCGAGGACCTGGCCGCCGCGCTGGCCGCCGACGCCGACGCGGCGCGCGCCTGGGAGGCGCTGACGTACAGCGCCCAGCGCCGGCACGCCGAGGCCGTCCTCGCGGCGAAGAAGCCCGAGACCCGCGCCCGGCGCGTCGAGTCGGTCGTGGCCAGCCTGCACCCCTGA
- a CDS encoding hotdog domain-containing protein has product MDDRPSPPAEITLRFLAAPTDAGHSGSVSAGRVLEWIDKAGYAAAAGWSGTYCVTAYVGNVRFTRPVEVGDLVEVTARVVHTGRSSMHISVDVASGGPRTRSLEPATRCLIVFVAVDGEGRSTPVPELVPRTTADDLARAWALRRADVRAEVEAAMAGQVYSDAGTAPRVTLRFLAAPTDVNWGGKVHGGIVMRWIDEAAHVLATQWTGSAGNVAIFTGGVRFYRPLRIGHLVEVEARLLHTGRTSMHVGVHVRSGDPAEGAGALELTTYCRTILVGLDADRHAVPTPTWEPVSAEDRALDAHAVELVAIRARHGD; this is encoded by the coding sequence GTGGACGACCGACCCAGCCCGCCCGCCGAGATCACCCTGCGCTTCCTCGCGGCGCCGACGGACGCCGGGCACTCGGGGTCGGTGAGCGCCGGCCGGGTGCTCGAGTGGATCGACAAGGCGGGATACGCCGCGGCCGCCGGCTGGAGCGGCACCTACTGCGTCACCGCGTACGTCGGCAACGTCCGCTTCACGCGCCCGGTCGAGGTCGGGGACCTCGTCGAGGTGACGGCCCGCGTCGTGCACACCGGGCGCAGCTCGATGCACATCAGCGTCGACGTCGCCTCGGGCGGACCCCGCACCCGCAGCCTCGAGCCGGCCACGCGCTGCCTCATCGTCTTCGTGGCGGTCGACGGCGAGGGCCGCTCGACGCCGGTGCCCGAGCTCGTGCCGCGCACGACGGCCGACGACCTCGCGCGCGCGTGGGCGCTGCGGCGCGCCGACGTGCGCGCCGAGGTGGAGGCGGCGATGGCCGGCCAGGTGTACTCCGACGCCGGCACGGCGCCCCGGGTCACGCTGCGCTTCCTCGCCGCGCCCACGGACGTCAACTGGGGCGGCAAGGTGCACGGCGGCATCGTCATGCGCTGGATCGACGAGGCGGCCCACGTCCTCGCGACGCAGTGGACGGGCAGCGCGGGCAACGTCGCGATCTTCACCGGGGGAGTGCGGTTCTACCGGCCCCTGCGGATCGGCCACCTCGTCGAGGTCGAGGCCCGGCTGCTCCACACCGGCCGCACCTCGATGCACGTCGGCGTCCACGTGCGCTCCGGCGACCCCGCCGAGGGTGCCGGCGCCCTGGAGCTCACGACGTACTGCCGGACCATCCTCGTCGGGCTCGATGCCGACCGTCACGCGGTGCCGACCCCCACGTGGGAGCCGGTGTCCGCCGAGGACCGCGCCCTCGACGCGCACGCCGTCGAGCTCGTCGCCATCCGCGCGCGCCACGGCGACTGA
- a CDS encoding NAD(P)/FAD-dependent oxidoreductase — protein sequence MSAEQHVDLVVLGLGPGGESVATEAAKAGLSVVGVDERLVGGECPYYGCIPSKMMIRAANSLAEAHRVGTLAGSATTSPDFSVVARRIREEATDDWDDTVAVQRLADAGVTFVRGHGRLAGEGVVEVGGTRYVAKVGVVLNTGTAPAAPPVDGLAGTPYWTNREALQATEAPASLVVVGGGAIGAELAQAFARFGSRVSLVEMAPRILALEEPAASEVVAGSFAADGIQVLAGASVRSVAHADGRFTVAVTDAGGTDLDLDADRLLVAAGRRPNLHDIGLETVGLDPAARSLETDERMRAGERLWAIGDITGRGAFTHMSMYQAGIAVRDITGTDGPWASYHAVPRVTYTDPEVGAVGMTEQQARDAGVDVRVGRAPLGESSRGWIHGPGGEGVILLVEDAAAGHLVGATSVGPTGGEVLSMLATAVHAKVPTAVLREQVLAYPTFHRAVSTALADLDATD from the coding sequence ATGAGCGCAGAGCAGCACGTCGACCTCGTCGTCCTCGGTCTCGGCCCCGGGGGTGAGTCGGTCGCCACCGAGGCGGCGAAGGCCGGCCTGTCCGTCGTCGGTGTCGACGAGCGCCTCGTCGGCGGCGAGTGCCCGTACTACGGCTGCATCCCGAGCAAGATGATGATCCGCGCCGCCAACTCGCTCGCCGAGGCCCACCGCGTCGGCACGCTCGCCGGCTCGGCCACGACCTCGCCCGACTTCTCGGTCGTCGCGCGCCGCATCCGCGAGGAGGCCACCGACGACTGGGACGACACCGTCGCGGTGCAGCGCCTCGCGGACGCCGGCGTCACCTTCGTCCGCGGCCACGGGCGGCTCGCCGGTGAGGGCGTCGTCGAGGTCGGCGGCACCCGCTACGTCGCGAAGGTCGGGGTCGTCCTCAACACCGGCACCGCCCCGGCCGCCCCGCCGGTCGACGGCCTGGCCGGCACCCCGTACTGGACCAACCGCGAGGCGCTGCAGGCCACCGAGGCACCCGCCTCCCTCGTCGTCGTCGGCGGTGGGGCCATCGGCGCCGAGCTCGCGCAGGCGTTCGCCCGCTTCGGCAGCCGCGTCTCCCTCGTCGAGATGGCCCCGCGCATCCTCGCGCTCGAGGAGCCCGCGGCCTCCGAGGTCGTCGCCGGCTCGTTCGCCGCGGACGGCATCCAGGTGCTCGCCGGCGCCTCCGTCCGCTCGGTCGCGCACGCCGACGGCCGCTTCACGGTGGCGGTCACCGACGCCGGGGGCACCGACCTCGACCTCGACGCCGACCGGTTGCTCGTCGCCGCCGGCCGCCGCCCCAACCTCCACGACATCGGCCTCGAGACCGTCGGCCTCGACCCCGCGGCCCGCTCGCTCGAGACCGACGAGCGGATGCGCGCCGGCGAGAGGCTCTGGGCGATCGGCGACATCACCGGCCGGGGCGCCTTCACCCACATGTCGATGTACCAGGCCGGCATCGCGGTCCGCGACATCACCGGGACCGACGGCCCGTGGGCGAGCTACCACGCCGTCCCGCGCGTCACCTACACCGACCCCGAGGTGGGGGCCGTCGGGATGACCGAGCAGCAGGCGCGCGACGCGGGCGTCGACGTGCGCGTCGGGCGCGCCCCGCTCGGCGAGAGCTCGCGCGGGTGGATCCACGGCCCCGGCGGCGAGGGCGTCATCCTCCTGGTCGAGGACGCCGCGGCCGGTCACCTCGTCGGCGCGACGTCGGTCGGGCCCACCGGCGGCGAGGTCCTCTCGATGCTCGCGACGGCCGTCCACGCCAAGGTGCCGACGGCGGTGCTGCGCGAGCAGGTGCTCGCCTACCCGACCTTCCACCGCGCCGTCTCCACCGCGCTGGCCGACCTCGACGCCACCGACTGA
- a CDS encoding bifunctional riboflavin kinase/FAD synthetase: MHRWSDPAATPEALRPCVLTLGNFDGVHRGHKAVLTALVEAGARLGLPAVAITFDPHPVAVLHPDRAPELIAPGRVRDDLLADTGVDGLLVLDFTTEFAQQTPEDFVRSVFVRGLDARCVVVGMDTRFGYRNSGDVGTLVDLGEQFGFEVIALDDVGDGERYSSTVIRRELGEGRVGEAARILGRPHRVVGAVVHGNHRGRGLGYPTANLSPESLGLVPAEGVYAGWLTRLDAPDDAPDRTMPAAVSVGTNPTFDTSDRRTVEAYVLDRDDLDLYDETVMVEFVEHIRPTLRFESVEELKDAMAGDVERCREVLAHIVPA, from the coding sequence GTGCACCGATGGAGCGACCCCGCCGCCACGCCCGAGGCCCTGCGCCCCTGCGTGCTCACGCTCGGCAACTTCGACGGCGTGCACCGCGGCCACAAGGCGGTCCTCACGGCGCTCGTCGAGGCCGGGGCCCGGCTGGGCCTGCCCGCGGTCGCGATCACCTTCGACCCGCACCCCGTCGCCGTCCTGCACCCGGACCGCGCCCCCGAGCTCATCGCCCCCGGCCGGGTCCGTGACGACCTCCTCGCCGACACGGGCGTCGACGGCCTGCTCGTCCTCGACTTCACGACCGAGTTCGCCCAGCAGACCCCCGAGGACTTCGTGCGCTCGGTCTTCGTCCGCGGCCTCGACGCCCGCTGCGTCGTCGTCGGGATGGACACCCGCTTCGGCTACCGCAACTCCGGCGACGTCGGCACCCTCGTCGACCTCGGCGAGCAGTTCGGCTTCGAGGTCATCGCCCTCGACGACGTCGGCGACGGCGAGCGCTACAGCTCGACCGTCATCCGGCGCGAGCTCGGCGAGGGGCGCGTCGGCGAGGCCGCCCGCATCCTCGGCCGGCCGCACCGGGTGGTCGGCGCCGTCGTCCACGGCAACCACCGGGGTCGCGGCCTCGGCTACCCGACCGCGAACCTCTCGCCCGAGTCGCTCGGCCTCGTGCCGGCCGAGGGTGTGTACGCCGGCTGGCTGACCCGCCTCGACGCGCCGGACGACGCCCCGGACCGCACGATGCCGGCCGCCGTGAGCGTCGGCACCAACCCGACGTTCGACACGAGCGACCGGCGCACGGTCGAGGCCTACGTCCTCGACCGCGACGACCTCGACCTCTACGACGAGACCGTCATGGTCGAGTTCGTCGAGCACATCCGCCCGACGCTGCGCTTCGAGAGCGTCGAGGAGCTCAAGGACGCGATGGCGGGGGACGTCGAGCGGTGCCGCGAGGTCCTCGCCCACATCGTGCCGGCCTGA
- the truB gene encoding tRNA pseudouridine(55) synthase TruB: MPPSAEPAPDGLLVVDKPQDWTSHDVVARSRRLCATRKVGHAGTLDPIATGVLVLGVGRATRLLTFLVGAEKDYTATVRVGQGTLTDDAEGEVTSAPGVADVDPAALQAAVAGLTGAIQQVPSAVSAIKVDGQRSYHRVRSGEDVQLPARPVTVPRFVVVASRPATAVDGTAVLDLDVEVTVSSGTYVRALARDLGAAVGSAAHLTALRRTRVGGFTLEHAHPLADLEARQGEPMPVLPLADAARAAFASRALAADEARALGYGQRIPSAAAGRTGPVAAFAPDGTLVALLDEERATARSLVTFAPASS; this comes from the coding sequence GTGCCGCCGAGCGCTGAGCCCGCGCCCGACGGCCTGCTCGTCGTCGACAAGCCGCAGGACTGGACGAGCCACGACGTCGTGGCCCGCAGCCGGCGCCTGTGCGCCACCCGCAAGGTCGGCCACGCCGGCACCCTCGACCCGATCGCCACCGGCGTGCTCGTCCTCGGGGTCGGCCGCGCCACGCGGCTGCTGACCTTCCTCGTCGGGGCCGAGAAGGACTACACCGCCACGGTCCGCGTCGGCCAGGGCACGCTGACCGACGACGCCGAGGGCGAGGTGACGAGCGCACCGGGGGTCGCGGACGTCGACCCCGCCGCGCTCCAGGCCGCCGTCGCCGGGCTCACCGGTGCCATCCAGCAGGTGCCGAGCGCCGTCAGCGCCATCAAGGTCGACGGGCAGCGCTCCTACCACCGGGTGCGCTCCGGCGAGGACGTGCAGCTCCCGGCCCGCCCGGTCACGGTGCCGCGCTTCGTCGTCGTCGCCTCCCGGCCCGCCACCGCCGTCGACGGCACCGCGGTGCTCGACCTCGACGTCGAGGTGACGGTCTCGTCCGGCACCTACGTCAGGGCGCTGGCCCGCGACCTCGGCGCGGCCGTCGGCAGCGCCGCCCACCTCACCGCGCTGCGCCGCACGCGCGTCGGGGGCTTCACCCTCGAGCACGCCCACCCGCTCGCCGACCTCGAGGCCCGCCAGGGCGAGCCGATGCCGGTGCTCCCGCTGGCCGACGCCGCCCGGGCGGCCTTCGCGTCGCGGGCGCTGGCGGCCGACGAGGCCCGCGCGCTCGGGTACGGCCAGCGCATCCCCTCGGCCGCCGCGGGGCGCACCGGCCCGGTCGCCGCCTTCGCGCCGGACGGCACGCTCGTCGCGCTGCTCGACGAGGAGCGCGCCACCGCGCGGTCCCTGGTCACGTTCGCCCCCGCGAGTTCGTAG
- a CDS encoding TIGR03960 family B12-binding radical SAM protein, which produces MPGESVFPALEPLLEQVSKPIQYVGGELNSTVKPWEVAGDATVRWALMYPDAYEVGVPNQGVMILYEVLNEREDALAERTYAVWPDLEALMREHGVPQFTVDAHRPVGDFDVLGMSFSTELGYTNMLTALDLAGIPLHAADRDETHPIVLAGGHAAFNPETVADFVDCAVVGDGEEAVLAVTDIIGGWKREGRPGGRDELLMRLARTGGVYVPRFYDVSYLPDGRIQRVAPNRPGVPWRVSKHTVMDLDAWPYPKQPLVPLAESVHERMSVEIFRGCTRGCRFCQAGMITRPVRERSITGIGEMVERGLAATGFEEVGLLSLSSADHSEIAEVTKGLADRYEGTNTGLSLPSTRVDAFNIDLANELTRNGRRSGLTFAPEGGSERIRKVINKMVSEDDLISTVAAAYGAGWRQVKLYFMCGLPTETDEDVLQIAELAKRVIETGRQVSGRRDIRCTVSIGGFVPKPHTPFQWAAQLGADETDARLQKLRDAIRSDRRYGSSIGFRYHDGKPGIVEGLLSRGDRRVGRVIEAVWRDGGRFDGWSEHFSYERWMAAAEAELPPQGVDLAWYTTREREEAEVLPWDHIDSGLDKEWLWQDWLDAVDEVEVEDCRWTPCFDCGVCPQMNTEIEIGPTGKTLLPLTVLGSGRERMTEAAHTH; this is translated from the coding sequence ATGCCCGGTGAGTCCGTCTTCCCCGCCCTCGAGCCCCTGCTCGAGCAGGTGAGCAAGCCCATCCAGTACGTCGGGGGCGAGCTGAACTCGACGGTCAAGCCCTGGGAGGTCGCCGGCGACGCGACCGTCCGCTGGGCCCTCATGTACCCCGACGCGTACGAGGTCGGGGTGCCGAACCAGGGCGTCATGATCCTCTACGAAGTGCTCAACGAGCGCGAGGACGCCCTCGCCGAGCGCACCTACGCCGTCTGGCCCGACCTCGAGGCCCTGATGCGCGAGCACGGCGTGCCGCAGTTCACGGTCGACGCCCACCGGCCGGTCGGCGACTTCGACGTCCTCGGGATGTCGTTCTCGACCGAGCTCGGCTACACGAACATGCTCACCGCGCTCGACCTCGCGGGGATCCCGCTGCACGCTGCCGACCGCGACGAGACCCACCCGATCGTGCTGGCCGGCGGCCACGCCGCGTTCAACCCCGAGACGGTCGCCGACTTCGTCGACTGCGCCGTCGTCGGCGACGGCGAGGAGGCCGTGCTCGCGGTCACCGACATCATCGGCGGCTGGAAGCGCGAGGGCCGCCCGGGCGGCCGCGACGAGCTGCTCATGCGCCTCGCGCGCACCGGCGGCGTCTACGTCCCACGCTTCTACGACGTCTCGTACCTGCCCGACGGGCGCATCCAGCGCGTCGCGCCCAACCGGCCGGGCGTGCCGTGGCGCGTGTCGAAGCACACCGTCATGGACCTCGACGCCTGGCCGTACCCGAAGCAGCCCCTCGTGCCGCTCGCCGAGTCGGTGCACGAGCGGATGTCGGTCGAGATCTTCCGCGGGTGCACCCGCGGCTGCCGCTTCTGCCAGGCCGGGATGATCACCCGCCCCGTGCGCGAGCGCTCCATCACCGGCATCGGCGAGATGGTCGAGCGCGGGCTCGCGGCGACGGGCTTCGAGGAGGTCGGGCTGCTGTCGCTGTCGAGCGCCGACCACTCCGAGATCGCGGAGGTCACCAAGGGCCTCGCCGACCGCTACGAGGGCACGAACACCGGTCTCTCGCTGCCGTCCACGCGCGTCGACGCGTTCAACATCGACCTCGCGAACGAGCTGACCCGCAACGGTCGCCGCTCCGGCCTGACCTTCGCCCCCGAGGGCGGCTCCGAGCGCATCCGCAAGGTCATCAACAAGATGGTCAGCGAGGACGACCTCATCAGCACCGTCGCCGCCGCGTACGGCGCGGGCTGGCGGCAGGTCAAGCTCTACTTCATGTGCGGCCTCCCGACCGAGACCGACGAGGACGTCCTGCAGATCGCCGAGCTCGCCAAGCGGGTCATCGAGACCGGCCGGCAGGTCAGCGGCCGCCGCGACATCCGCTGCACCGTGTCGATCGGCGGGTTCGTGCCCAAGCCGCACACCCCGTTCCAGTGGGCCGCCCAGCTCGGCGCCGACGAGACCGACGCGCGCCTGCAGAAGCTGCGCGACGCCATCCGCTCGGACCGCCGCTACGGCAGCTCGATCGGGTTCCGGTACCACGACGGCAAGCCCGGCATCGTCGAGGGCCTGCTCTCGCGCGGCGACCGCCGGGTCGGCCGGGTCATCGAGGCCGTGTGGCGCGACGGCGGCCGGTTCGACGGCTGGTCGGAGCACTTCTCGTACGAGCGGTGGATGGCCGCCGCCGAGGCCGAGCTGCCCCCGCAGGGCGTCGACCTCGCCTGGTACACGACCCGCGAGCGCGAGGAGGCCGAGGTCCTGCCGTGGGACCACATCGACTCCGGGCTCGACAAGGAGTGGCTCTGGCAGGACTGGCTCGACGCCGTCGACGAGGTCGAGGTCGAGGACTGCCGCTGGACGCCGTGCTTCGACTGCGGCGTCTGCCCGCAGATGAACACCGAGATCGAGATCGGCCCGACCGGCAAGACGCTCCTGCCGCTGACCGTCCTCGGCTCCGGCCGCGAGCGGATGACCGAGGCCGCGCACACCCACTGA